Below is a window of Carassius gibelio isolate Cgi1373 ecotype wild population from Czech Republic chromosome B23, carGib1.2-hapl.c, whole genome shotgun sequence DNA.
TCTACTGCTTGTTTGGCCAGGAGAGAGGATATTTCTGCTCGTAGCAGCGGGGCGCTCTGTTCTGACACTTCTGTCATAATCACACCGCCGAAGCGGGGTGGTCTGCGAGCGAACTGGAGCGTATAGCCGCGTTTTATCGTGTTGATCACCCAATAAGATGCCGCGGGGAGCGTCGCCCACGCGCTGAGATGACTCAATACGGAGGGTATTAATGCATGCTGCGGCGGGGCGTGCGCGCCAGCCACTGGGGAAGCGTTGACCGCTATATGAGTGGCAGGTGACTCGTTCGCGGCTTCTTGCACGGGAACATACATAGTCACCTCCTCGGGTTTCCCCGAGCTTCCGCTTTGCGAAGCGTCTCTCGGAGGAGAGGCTTCGCTTATGTAGCGGGTAATAGTAGAGGGAGGAAGAAAGCTCTTTTGCTGAGGcatgtaatgcatgtttattgaaaCAGAACATAGCGGTTTCATTCTCACAACATTCACATCTTTGACGAACTCTGGGCGGGAACGCGCCCTTTTCGCCGCGGGTCCGACGAACACGTCCCGCGCTCTCTTCCCCCTGGCACGAGCATCAGGAACGCTGCTCCTTCTTGCCAGCCGGGCGCCCTTGGCTGCTAGAGGCCGGTTTCGGACCAAAACGGGGCTTCCTGGGCTGCCTCTGGCGGAATGGTGGCTCTGGCTCACGACGCTCTGCTGCGCTCGGGAACGCGCGCCTGGTATTTCCCGCTTGTCGCTGTGCCGAAGAAGATCTGGACCTCGCTGCAGGGGGGGCTTGAGACCGTTTCGGCAAAAGATGAGGCATCATCTTAGACTGCTTGACGGTCTCGGCGTATTTCTCCGACAGAGATTCCACCGCGACACCGAAAAGACCGGTGGGGCTCACCGGTGCATCCAGGAACTGCCTCTTTTCGGCATCGCGCATGCCGGACAGCGTCAGCCACAGATGGCGATGCAGGACCACAAGGCTGCTCATATTGCGGCCGATTCCCTGCGCTATCTTTTTTGACGCCGCGAGAGCGAGATCCGCCGCCGTGCGCAGCTTCCTGAGCGACTCTGGGTCCGGGCTTCCCTCATCCAGGGACCCAAGGAGCCGAGTTTGGAAGACCTGCAGGATTGCCATCGTGTGGAGGGCAGATGCTGCATGTCCAGCAGATATGTACGCCTTCTCAGCGATGTGAGCAGTAGCTCGACATGGCTTAGAAGGCAAAGAGGCGGTTTTCCAGCCGGGAGAAGACGCGAGATGGGCCGCGATAGCGTCCTCGACGGGAGGCGGTCGCGCGTATCCCAATTTCTCCGCCCCTTCCACCGTCGTCAGCAGCTGGGTCCCCTGTGCATGGGCTCGGGCTGAGTAAGGGGAGCGCCATGACCGGGTGAGTTCCTCGTGGACCTCAGAGAAAAAAGGCGCGGGTCTCTGCGGGGCTTCAGCCTGGCGGCCCGCGCCGAGGAAAGAACCGTCCATCCATCTCTTAGACGGCAGCTCCTTGGGGGCTGTCCACTCcaattccatatctgccactgCCTCCGTGAGGATCGCCATAAGCTCGGCATCCAGCGAGGCGGGGGCGGCTTCAGACGGGGCCTCGGACCACGCTCCCGGGTCTGAGGCATTAGTAGACATGGCGTCGTCCTCGTCATATCCAAACGAGACCATTTCCCGCGCTTCTAGTGGAGGGCGGTAACTGGCCTCAGAGTATGAGAGGGGATCTTCCACGTGAGGGTGGCGTGGGCGTTGGGCCGACGCCAGTACCTCGACAGAATCCGTCGACGGAGCTCTCTGCAGTCTCCCGGTTCGCGGCTCGACGGCGGCGGACGGGGGAGAGGCAGGAGATACAGGGCCACCGTTACGGGTAACGGCCAGCCTTGCACGAAGGATCTTGATGGGAAGCTCCTCACAGGCACGACATCCGGATCCTTCGAATGCCGCCTCTGCGTGAGCCCGACCCAGGCACAGCACACACTGCTCGTGTGCGTCCGGGAAATCAATGGGCCCACCACACATGCGGCAAAgagacattttaaaagtaaaatcacCGGAACGCGAGAggggataattttccacaattttccGCTCTGTATGCGTGAATCCACGGCGAAACCAGActcaagtgaagaaaaaagattctgagggttttggcgcccaccgtcacctatattgaaggctgtcagccaatcaggtgagggcgagggcgccattggctatttgcaagcaaaagagttattcaatcagacttcataatttcgaggaaatggatttccccatacgtaatgtcgagAGACCGACTCGATAAGGGAACTTGGTGCTCTGACACGACTCGCGTGTCCAGATGATGGTTACATAGAGTTTAATGCTACCagctttttgttttatccagGACTATGTCAACAGTAAGGTAAGAAAATGTGGTCGCTGACCATAGCTAGTTCTGGTTAGCCGTAACTTAACGTTAAATGACACATCCAGCGTGTGAAAACTGTCAACAGCATCATGTGAAGTAACGTAACTAACGTTAGGTTTAGTGCTCGCGAGTGCGTGAGACaatgtttagtttatttattgCTTAAACGCCTGTCTCGCACTCCATTAGACATTTTAAAAGCACAGCTGTTCTGATACAATACGTTGCACTGTTCAACAAGTGCAACTTTTATAAATACTTGCGCACACCAAACCTTGGCCCTGCATGTTTTTATGAACCTACCCAGAGTTACTATACTAGCTCTGGTTAATTCTTCTTGCCTTCCTCTTGTTGATAGTGTTTAGCTGTGCCGTGTCGGATCCGGGTTGTCCCGGAGGATGGCGTGCCCGACGCAGGTGTTCTGCAGGGCGCTGCGCACcgtgggcctggtgcttttctacTATGTGTTTTCCATTGGCATAACATTCTACAACAAGTGGCTCATGAGGGTAAGATATAGTTCAGCTGGGTAAAAACCTGCACTTATTTTTGTCTATTTGGTTTGTataatgtctgtttttttatCTGCCTCAGGACTTCCACTTTCCTCTGTTCATGACGCTGGTCCATCTCGTAATCATTTTCAGTTTCTCCACACTGACACGCTATTTCATGCAATGCTGGACGGGAAAGCCTCGAGTGACACTTCCCTGGAAGCTTTACCTTTCTAAAGTGGCCCCGACAGGTaaggattttttgtttgttttgggaaaAAATTCATCAGTAAGTCCAAAGtacaaaaaatgtgtttgaatgaGTGTCATAGTGGAAGCTGAGGAGATAAAACCTGTTATCTTTTCTGTCCAACACACACTCTGGGTGGGTGAAGTCCAAACTAATTGAATGTAGAGAATCTATTTGATCTCTGCTCGGGTATTTGGGTATCATGTTCACAAGCCCATTATTCAAGTTTTAGCATGTGCAGCATATACTTTGTATAATACTGAGATGGTGATTCATCATTCAATAATATGTGCACAACTGTTTGTCTGTGTCCATCAGCCCTGGCAACAGCGCTGGATATCGGATTGTCCAACTGGAGCTTCCTTTTCATCACCATTAGTTTGTAAGCATGCTATTAAATGAGAAATTTGATTTTATAGTGCTTGCAAGGCAGCACTTTATTCTTATTTCTCAAACATAAAACAGACATACTTGCTGTGTACGAAAGGCCGTAGTGTCATGCTACTCTTACTATTTCTATAGTATCCAGAATGTATAGTGTAAATAGTAAGCAAATTTTCTGTACTCAAGGAACAACCGGATGACCTATTACATTAGCCAGAATCTGCTAAATATAACTCAAGTACACTGAAATCAGTACATGTACAAGCAGTGTTCAGAATGGCATACTACCATAAAACTTTACTGCAGTATGTATAATGTGAATAGTATGTGaattttctgtatgcatggaatTGCCGTATTACCTGCtacatttgtttaaatttgaTATATGCATCTGAAGACACTGCATGGGATACTGTTTCCCAGAATGCAACACGCTCCATGTAACGTTTTATGAGTGAACTGGAAACAGGGAATAGTATTATAATATGGCgttatttccctgtcaaatgtcgagagcgcataattgtagcgcgaaagtacattaatatgATGCGCGAGCGTGAATCTCTCTGCTCgcgcgcggaatataatgtgcggagcgcgaatctctcGGCTCGCGCGCTGGAACTCGGCTGGAACCGCACATGGAACACATGGAATAAGTTCACTGAAGTTCAATCAAGGTTTGAACTTGAACGATACATTTTTGACATATTTAACATCAAAACAAATAAGACTGGTTACCAGAGATCGTCAATTCGGTGGATCCATCTCGGCTCGTCTTGATTGAACGTCCGTCAGTGAATTCATTCCATGTTATGAtcgatgatcagctgactttctcagaccacataaAACTGATCCTGcaaatttgctttattcaacatcaagaagaccaagccctttctttcagaacatgctccacaactccttgttcaagcttttgttctgtccaggctggactattgcaatgccctcttggcaggtcttccaaccagttctatcaaacctttacaattaatccagaatgcgacagcaagattaatttgtaatgagccaaaaagaatgcacgtaacacctctgtttatcaatttgcactggcttccaatagctgctcgcataaaattcaaggcattgaatGTCAAGTCCTTGTGGCATTGTGTACGGATAAGACAGGCAAAtagcttagtcatgttgtcaatttaacagtgTACACTGGAGGGATGTtttgatgtaaactactgtattgaacagtattccatatgcttatgtatgccatatatccatttcaaagctacacatttacacattactgtttgtgggatattgattgaaagagactggatagaattcccaattacacttttactagtggtctgacccaaaaaataaaaaatacttttacaatgccattgtgatatagaaaaggatatatgggcacaaagatgaaaataagtcaattttcagaacttttaactcttgtgttgtcctctgtctttacagtataagctttccaactgaagattcatgagatgaacctttgagctatttcagagaaatggtttatcattggtttatcatctacattctcttcatgagtaaagattcacttgcacaattcatgccaaattgacaaaaagtctaataatagtgtgtaaaaatacaaataaaaagtgtgcttggcagtttatgacaactagattaaccattttgcatttaatgacttatgcaatgaactaaagactagatgttttgaggggtaagactgatgcacagaaaactgtataatacattttgagcaacatgacattagcaactgataatgtaggaaactgccgataaatgtgcgtaatcaattgcatgaatgtacaatagcaatcgcaacttgttcaaaagaatgagaaactggttttatgatgtgtataaatgactagatgatgtggaggttgtacaagtagttttgagaatttcatctctgttttgaaaaatgcaccaaagtgactgagaaaaactgtaatgtactTTCGCGCTACAATTATGCGCTCTCGACATTTGACAAGGAAATAACGCCATATTATAAATGTAACacttttatatgtatatacacacattactgtaaactacaaactatctctatagcactttatacagtaGATATTATACacaaatttattaataataatattgaagcaatataatatataaatgaaatgtatcattatttgcacttagtgtaactAGAATATATCGCTTTTCCACTAAGTGTAGACAGCTTAAAGCAGTTAAAGACAGCTTAGTGCTGATCCAGTTCTGCTCAACATGTTAAGTTAATTAATTATGAGATAAGTTTAATTGGGCAATATAGCATTGTTTGGTAGTATGCATCCTTATTaacaagactttgtaaaagaatGGTTCACTTTTGTTTGTAATGTAACAAGTATGCCATATTGAACACAGTCACAGACTTCATTCAAACATTTCATAGAAATTGTTAGTCTTACATGTAAAAGTGctgtctatttttaaatgcatatttaattaaatagatACTTAATTGATTGAATAAGTCATGGGAGTGTGCAGTGactgttaaaattataaaaatcattttttattttctggatGAAACCAAACTCTGGATGAAATCATAGCCTGAAGCTTAAAAATCTTTCTTCTCTTCATACTCtacattattttctgttaaatCTATCAATGCCAATTATCCAAAATCTGCAGTCTGGCTCTGACTTTTAGCAATTCATTTCAACTCCTCCAGACTACAAATTGGGGCAAAATCAATGCAATAGTCGTGTAGTGTATTCCGGTCTTAATATCTGAGCTCTTGAGCTACAGACACTGGTGTTTGTTTCAGGAAATGCAAATTAAATTGAAACTACTTGGGAATTTGGGGTTTCTTCTAGGTACACCATGACCAAGTCTTCAGCTGTTCTCttcattctctttttctctctggtCTTCAAACTGGAGGAACCGGTAAGTGTGAAATACACTCAGTTCTTGAATAAAAGACTAAAGGAATATATTGTTCAAAGGAAGCCATTTATAGTTCATACCcattaagtatatattttactTACAAAAGGCCACATCAAGATGGATTGTTAAGCTAGCCATAGGCAGCAATTTAATAAGCCATCTTTTCATGACTTTGTTGAACTGGCTGCTCTCTATGTGTGTGCTCATATAATCATTATCACCCCCAGACTAGAGAACAGCATGTTGCAGAGTGTGACTGTTAAAGtacatttagacattttaaaGAGAGTGCATTCCAACTGTGGTGATGATGACTTATGTTTTAACAGCAGACATTTGAGATCATGTTAATGGAATCTTAAAATGCTCTTTAATAAATACGCTGTTAAGTTTTTCTGAAAGTTCAAACTATGCGacaaaaaatgtgaaaactgCATGTGAGTTGTTAACCCAACTTATTTTGTGTGTTTATCTTGATATATGTTTCTTTATTTAGCTGAGCATTAGTTGGCTTGCCAAATGTAATagtcaaaaatacattattttgctTCTAACTTTTTCCCTTGTGaacagttaacacacacacacacacacacacacatatgtcatttttcttcttttctttttactcaGAAGCCAGTTTGGCTACAAATCACCAGCCATTTAGAATTTCTACTAGCCAAAACAAAatatcacaaaccataaaatagATAAGATTTGAGAATAATGTTTGAAAAAACTGTGCAGACTGGAAAGAGAAATTGTGATCAAATTGAATCAAAATGAATTGTTTCAAACGAAGCAtagactattaaaaaaaaacacatctgatgTAAATACAGTTCTAATCAAAGATTAAACTCAAACCTTAAATTTGGGCAGCTTGcaatttttttacataacatgAATATTTATAGTCAtgattaaacaaaataaagacagggaaagaaaataaagcagTGTTTCATTAAAGCTAGATGATTTATCTCCAGTTTTGGCACCTTAAAGGGGTTATTTGATGCGATTTaaattgttcctttctctttggagtgtaacaagctcttggtgcataaagatctgtaaagttgcaaagactaaagtctcaaattcaaaaatatattctttatcaaagttaagactctgccacgcccccctaaaacgactcattctaacacgcccccacatgtctacatcactatgagGGAATAtttgccgcccaaatgttcacgcaaagaaagaaggcttggtttcagtaaccacagttagtgttgaagcagccatgtcagggataTGCTTTGTGTAtttaggtgaaagcaaaagcactttatttggccttctgaaagtagatgcatttaggaatctttaagattacttgcaacagaacagcaacatgGACGACTGTTTTgtaaacctaggagaggaggtcattctgactttgctatgaaagtctggcgcttctgaatcagaaTTGTTATTAGTTAAAGTATTTgttattgaatgttcaaatgtgcgcacgcctgtgtgtgtgtgtgtgtgtgtgtgagagagagagagagagagagagagagagagagagagagagagggagagacagggtcacagagTGGAGACAGCAGTCTTAACAGTtcatggcttgtgtactgcaaagaCATAAGAGCTTcttcactgtgtctgtcacaccactctgttcccctttcggacttgaactgatggtaaaacgaaGGAAAtttactgtctttacatttatccTGAAAtatgaagctcgcgattatgaaaaggcgttacatttccgacgagtgcttgcgatGTTAGGCATTTGAATGTTATTTGAAAAAAAGatctgttttttgaacattaaaacatGTCAACATATACTGTTacagcaaatacacaaaataatgatctttaaaaaagcatcatatgaccccttttcaCATATTCTGAGAGTTGTGCTGGAACATTTATATTATCAACCAATCATTAATACATGCAGTTGCCAAGCCATTAGGAGGTTTAAGAGGGTAAAATCAATTGTAATAGGAAGCATTATATACCAGTAAATGGTTACTTGTGATTGTAGCTGCATTAAAGATTccattaaaatgtatgaatgcaattttattttctgttgatatatttttttgactTGGTGTTTTTTGTAGTAATGTGTGCTGCCTGACTTTTTTTTGCACCTAACAGAACCCATTCCTTATCCTCGTGGTATTGCTGATAGCCAGTGGTCTGTTCATGTTCACTCTGAAGTCCACTCAGTTTAATCTGGAGGGTTTCATCATGGTCCTGTTGGCCTCTTTCATCGGAGGGATCCGCTGGACTCTTACTCAAGTGCTCATGCAGAAAGCAGAGCTTGGTAAGTCACATGTAATGAATTGTGTTTGGTCTGTATGGTGAAGTGGTGAATTCTCGTGACTCTTATGTCCTTGTCTTTACCGCACAGGCCTTCAGAACCCCATAGACACTATGTACCATCTGCAGCCTCTCATGTTCCTTGGCCTCTTTCCTCTGTTTCTTCTTAATGAGGGTCAGTCCGACAccagttttattaaatatattcaaatgtattgaaatatattaaaatgtatatttaaataaaaacattataccaTTTTACAACATTACTGTTCTtaatgtatatttgatcaaatacatgcagactTGTAAAGAATTTTTTAAAACTCtaccccaaatttttgaacagcagtgtaggTTCCATAATGTGGAAAATGTGGAAGTATTAGTGTATTTCAAAACTGTGATTTTGGAACTACTAGAATTTGAAAGTGGTGTTTTTGTAGCTATGCTCAGTTGTTACATATTATGCTGCTGGAAGTGGAATAATATATTCCAATACAATATTACAAGCTGATTATCTAATGTTATacctattaaaatgttttcaaaagcaGATGACAAGAAGCTGCCAGCGTTAGCTATATTAAAAACAGATTGGCTTTATTTGAATGGGATCCTAAAGAGACCGGAACAGACAATCATCCAATTGGAAGTTAGAATTTGTAATAGCGGTGCTCATAGTTTACTCAGGAAAAAGgtatataatttttaaagaaatcttcaTGTAATCATCACAAACAAATGCTAAAGCCATTAATCGGTTATAAAGTGTGGGATTTGTGTCTTTAATTTGAGCTGTATTTTAGTATTTTGTCTTCCATAAGTGCAAATCTCACAAAGAAATGTCAGGGTCGTATTTTACCTAAAAATAAGCATATAaccatatacattaaatatatatatttttgaatcagCTTAGGTTTAATACAACAAATATTACCATAACGGGTACTTACAGTTTTACTTCACAATTTAAGAATCATTTTTTACCACAATGGACTAAATTTTAATAGTCctaaaattaatttcatttacttCATGCAGAATATGTCTCTTGGTTATCAGTGGCATTGCAATCCTTCCAGATCTGTTTGCTTGTCTCTTCATCCTGTGATTGCTGAGCAGGGCTGAGTGTGAGTACCACAGAGAAGCTCTTCAGGGTCAGTGAGCTCTCCCACCTGCTCTACTCTCTGGTAACTCTGTCTGTGGGTGGAATGCTGGCATTTGGGCTGGGCTTCTCTGAGTTCCTGCTGGTGTCCCGCACCTCCAGTCTGACGCTATCTATTGCAGGCATTTTTAAGGTGAGAATATATCTTTGTTGCTTTCACATAattatgagtaaaaaaaataaaataatccctCATCGTCAAGATGAAGGATACAATCCCTTTGTATCCctcatcttttttgtttttctccatttgtcaACAGTATGGTTTCAAAGCCTTTATTAGCCTTACACCTTGAATACTGTTCTCAAAGACAttctgtttgtctctgtctctctctgtaggAGGTGTGCACTCTGCTGCTGGCAGTGGAGTTCATGGGGGATAAAATGAGCACAGTCAACTGGTTGGGCTTTGCTGTGTGTCTGTCTGGCATATCACTGCATGTTGGCCTCAAAGCATACTACAACAAAGGTGAGACTTTTGTTGACATaatgcttaaaataataaaatggaaaaaaacaga
It encodes the following:
- the LOC128011668 gene encoding solute carrier family 35 member C2-like produces the protein MACPTQVFCRALRTVGLVLFYYVFSIGITFYNKWLMRDFHFPLFMTLVHLVIIFSFSTLTRYFMQCWTGKPRVTLPWKLYLSKVAPTALATALDIGLSNWSFLFITISLYTMTKSSAVLFILFFSLVFKLEEPNPFLILVVLLIASGLFMFTLKSTQFNLEGFIMVLLASFIGGIRWTLTQVLMQKAELGLQNPIDTMYHLQPLMFLGLFPLFLLNEGLSVSTTEKLFRVSELSHLLYSLVTLSVGGMLAFGLGFSEFLLVSRTSSLTLSIAGIFKEVCTLLLAVEFMGDKMSTVNWLGFAVCLSGISLHVGLKAYYNKGNGPMVRQLPVRDNPDLELPLLQTIEDYCEDTNDEEEQEILY